The nucleotide sequence CCAGGAACTCCCGGTAGCGATCTTCAGAGCCCTCTCGCTTCATGACGGCGCCGGCTTCCGCTCCTCGCAGCGAATCGAACCGAGAGAGTTCGTCCCTCGTGAATCGAGACCGGAAGAGGGCGGTTCCTGGAAGCTCGTGGAGGTGTCCGTATTCGAGCATCACCCCCTCGTTCTGGAGGAGGAATCCGAGGCCGGGGAGACGGCTCGCGTAACTGGCGATGCGGCTCGGCGTATTGAGCAGGCTGGCGCCCAGAAGCAGCCATGCGAGAGCTGCGACGGCGCAGAATCCTCGCAAGCCACGTGCCGTCCCGCCTCGAGCTGCAGGCCCCAGGGCCCCAGCGACCAGGCCAATTTGAACCCCGCTGGCAGCGAGCGCATTGATCACGAGGTCGCGGATGTCCCAGTGGCGCGAGGGCGTCATCCATTGGATCGCTTCGTCCAGGATTCCAACAGAGGCACCGAGCAGCGCGGCGGCTGGATACACCCACGCATCGGGTAGGCGGAAGGCAAGCGCGCGAGCCCCCAGGATGCCAAGGGCGCCGTATTCGAGAAGGTGCACGGCTTCTTCCGGATTCTTCCGCAGAAAGAAGGCGCCGCCTACGTAAGCGAGTGTGATACCGAAGAGAACCCACCCGCCATGGCTCCGGCTCGACTTCGTTGTGCGGAGTCGATTCCATGCCGTCCAGCTGGCAGCGGCGATCCCTGCGACGACGACGATGAGGAAGAAGCCGCTCCCTACGGTCGACTCGACCAGGTGTTGGGCCTGCCGCGCCAGCGGAATCGTCAGGAGAACGAGCACTGCGGTCGCAAGAAAGGCGACCCATGCGCGGGCTTCGGCCTGGGACTCGTTCGGTCTGCGCGTCACCCCACGACGGTCGCGCTCAGCGACCGGCCCGGCAAGCGCGTTGAGCCGCTGCGGCTACGAAACGAGTGCGCGCAGAACCAGAGCCATGGCGACGACCACCAGCCAGCCGGCGGCGCCGAGGCCCAGCGAGACGAAGATGCCTCGCATCGGATCGAGGCAGCGCTCTTGGCCGCGGTGCTGTGCAGAGGCTTGCACCGAGGCATTCGATCCGGTCGTGATGGCCGAGTTCGTCATCGTCCAGCATCCCCCCGAAAGGCGTCTGTTCGATTGCGGATCCGACTTCACGGGACGGTCGTCTCCGCCTGGAGAGAAACATCCCAGATGGGGCGACACACTGCGGTGACGCCAATCACAACCGCAGATCTTGGCGTCAGCCGCCCGAAGAGCGGGCGTACGCGAGCAACGAAAGCCAGGCTGCGACCAGACATATCCCTCCAATGGGGGTAATAGGACCCAGCCAGCGTGGACCACCGAGCACCAGGACGTAGATCGACCCCGAGAAGAATACGATTCCGGCGCTGAATAGTTTCATGGCCCAGGGGGCCGAGGGATCGCCGTTGGATGCGGTCCAGGCGAGCACCAGCAGCACGACGGCATGCAAGAGGTGGTACTCGACCGCGGTGTTCCAGCTAGCGAGGCTCTCGGGGGTCAAGCGTGCCTTCAGGGTATGGGCCCCGAACGCGCCAAGCACGACACCGGAAGCGCCCAGCAGGGATGCGATGGAGACCCAGCCCGGCATCGTTCAGGCCACCACGCCCCGCTCGCGAAGCGCGACCAGGTCCTCGGCGTCCACCCCGAGTTCTTCGAAGATCTCGTTCGTGTGTTCGCCCAGGGAGGGAGCGGGAAGTCGCAAGCTCGACGGAGTGGCACTGAAGCGTTCGGCCGGCCGGGCCTGACGCATCCGTCCGGCTACCGGGTGTTCATCCTCGACGACCAGTTCGTTGGCCTCGAGCTGCGGGTGGGTGAGGAGATCTTTTCGGCTCAGCACGGGGGCCGAAGGTACATCCTCGGCTTCGAGCCGCTCCAGCCATTC is from bacterium and encodes:
- a CDS encoding VanZ family protein → MTRRPNESQAEARAWVAFLATAVLVLLTIPLARQAQHLVESTVGSGFFLIVVVAGIAAASWTAWNRLRTTKSSRSHGGWVLFGITLAYVGGAFFLRKNPEEAVHLLEYGALGILGARALAFRLPDAWVYPAAALLGASVGILDEAIQWMTPSRHWDIRDLVINALAASGVQIGLVAGALGPAARGGTARGLRGFCAVAALAWLLLGASLLNTPSRIASYASRLPGLGFLLQNEGVMLEYGHLHELPGTALFRSRFTRDELSRFDSLRGAEAGAVMKREGSEDRYREFLATYNPTTDPFLHEFRVHLFRRDRYLQAAAKHAGDPGRSRRELTVAFRENAILELAFPVSLAASEARWTTSEKGRVAERQDPGQRYESPVSRGLVTGIGEPTIVWTWLTGFVLLGACALATRRR
- a CDS encoding DUF423 domain-containing protein; amino-acid sequence: MPGWVSIASLLGASGVVLGAFGAHTLKARLTPESLASWNTAVEYHLLHAVVLLVLAWTASNGDPSAPWAMKLFSAGIVFFSGSIYVLVLGGPRWLGPITPIGGICLVAAWLSLLAYARSSGG